The following are from one region of the Phormidium sp. PBR-2020 genome:
- a CDS encoding pentapeptide repeat-containing protein encodes MRRLLGRSLADIAAVLGGFVMALMLLSPTALAEGIDPPLLTQAMLQQRLERVKLDQGQPLIDLSDVTIDLGGSSLVETGEPFADYFYRQLRPYLNRPSLQPRLDLRGSEIRGTFRIQPLSLNVPLYGQQLSLLLSDNERKQLERDRRRRSQLKQLSSSLLSTSQDSSSSNFQVRLFRGKLLLEGTHFLDNVDWSNTFFLGGIEGRGALFRGKVQAAESRFSQVFDLTQAQFLQPVRFHNSIFFTNVVLNRVQFQGDIDFTGTIFEGDANFRSTQFKSFSNFAGSKFMETADFSETTWRDRGDFSNSKFVKVLYFTNAMILDSLSFRESQFLKSVNFREGSFQKLLDFSDAQFTSKAYLNISNLTFDANESQLIGNPGKIGKVLSIPTLQGNENLLINLVRNFRDLEQIEDANQVNYKRIILVQRDLVKRVFASNLNTASRETLRQIGFSQAQIEDVLQHRQEQLFSSLSEMLSLETVSLNTYTQVRDRLVAVPPTSWKMRLYLALKLVFVTVLLALSRYGTSFALVFGVGAIAIAYFGCLFWLIDRYRRLRPQRIIPTVYESFCVLVTTGVVVSIGVIDIVQSSPQPGLTFACLAVVMLPIPGLLTLRMYQQGRYHDLMDVSYFVEDGAFRELRLMISRLPIMPRFPFFRDRFEPILCDRRWGWLNYYDFSLNNLLKFGFNDIRLRDRHLPGLIAALAWYQWGLGILYISLLFWTLSRTIPGLNLFLYF; translated from the coding sequence TTGAGGCGCCTATTGGGGCGATCGCTGGCGGACATTGCGGCGGTTCTGGGTGGATTTGTCATGGCCCTAATGTTGCTCTCGCCGACGGCGCTGGCTGAGGGGATAGACCCCCCATTGTTGACCCAGGCGATGTTGCAGCAACGCCTAGAGAGGGTAAAACTGGATCAGGGTCAGCCGCTGATTGATTTAAGCGATGTCACGATTGATTTAGGTGGGAGTTCTTTGGTCGAGACGGGAGAACCCTTTGCCGATTACTTTTATCGGCAGTTACGCCCCTATCTCAATCGTCCCTCGTTACAACCGCGACTCGATTTAAGGGGTTCGGAAATTCGTGGGACTTTTAGGATTCAACCTCTGAGTTTGAATGTGCCTTTATATGGACAACAGTTATCGTTATTGTTGTCGGATAATGAGCGCAAGCAACTGGAGCGCGATCGCCGTCGCCGCTCTCAGTTAAAGCAGTTATCGAGTAGTCTCCTCTCAACTTCTCAGGATAGCTCTTCTTCTAATTTTCAGGTACGTTTATTTCGAGGTAAGCTCTTATTAGAAGGAACCCATTTTTTAGACAATGTGGATTGGAGTAATACCTTTTTTCTGGGAGGAATTGAGGGACGAGGGGCGTTATTTCGGGGTAAAGTACAGGCGGCAGAGTCTCGATTTAGCCAGGTGTTTGATTTGACTCAAGCCCAATTCTTACAACCGGTTCGCTTTCATAATAGTATATTTTTTACGAATGTTGTTTTGAATCGAGTTCAATTTCAAGGAGATATTGATTTCACGGGAACTATATTTGAGGGAGATGCGAATTTTAGAAGTACTCAATTTAAGAGCTTCTCTAATTTTGCAGGCAGTAAATTTATGGAAACTGCTGATTTTTCTGAAACGACTTGGCGCGATCGCGGTGACTTTTCCAATTCTAAATTTGTGAAAGTCCTCTATTTCACAAATGCCATGATTTTAGATAGCCTAAGTTTTCGAGAATCACAATTTCTTAAATCTGTCAATTTTCGGGAAGGGAGTTTTCAGAAGTTGTTAGACTTCAGTGATGCTCAGTTCACCTCAAAAGCCTATTTAAATATCTCTAATTTAACCTTTGATGCCAATGAATCTCAGCTCATTGGCAATCCCGGAAAAATTGGCAAAGTGTTATCAATTCCTACCTTGCAAGGGAATGAGAATTTGTTAATCAATCTGGTGCGTAATTTTCGTGATTTGGAGCAAATTGAGGATGCCAATCAGGTTAATTACAAGCGCATTATTTTAGTACAGCGAGATTTAGTTAAGCGAGTGTTTGCCAGCAACTTGAATACCGCATCTCGGGAGACGTTGAGACAAATCGGCTTTTCTCAGGCTCAAATTGAGGACGTATTGCAGCATCGGCAAGAACAGTTATTTTCGAGTTTAAGTGAGATGCTAAGTTTGGAGACGGTGTCGTTAAATACTTATACACAGGTGCGCGATCGCCTGGTTGCCGTACCTCCAACCTCCTGGAAGATGCGACTTTATTTAGCCTTGAAATTGGTGTTTGTGACGGTGTTGTTGGCTTTGAGTCGCTATGGAACCAGTTTTGCCTTGGTGTTTGGGGTGGGGGCGATCGCCATCGCCTATTTTGGGTGTCTCTTTTGGTTGATTGATCGCTATCGTCGTCTGCGGCCTCAACGGATTATACCCACAGTTTATGAGAGTTTCTGTGTGCTGGTGACAACGGGCGTTGTTGTGAGTATTGGCGTGATTGATATTGTCCAGAGTTCCCCCCAGCCGGGGTTAACATTCGCCTGTTTGGCGGTGGTGATGTTGCCAATTCCGGGACTGTTGACCCTGCGGATGTATCAGCAAGGACGTTATCATGATTTGATGGATGTTTCTTATTTTGTTGAGGACGGGGCTTTTCGGGAGTTGCGGTTGATGATTAGTCGTTTGCCGATTATGCCCCGATTTCCTTTTTTCCGCGATCGCTTTGAACCGATTTTGTGCGATCGCCGTTGGGGCTGGTTGAATTATTATGATTTTAGTCTCAATAATTTACTGAAGTTTGGCTTTAATGATATTCGCTTGCGCGATCGACATCTGCCGGGGTTGATTGCGGCATTGGCATGGTATCAATGGGGGCTGGGGATTCTCTATATTAGTTTGTTGTTTTGGACGTTGTCGCGGACGATTCCGGGGTTGAATCTGTTTTTGTATTTTTGA
- a CDS encoding SET domain-containing protein-lysine N-methyltransferase, with protein sequence MTMRVGTEIGVEVRAAGEKGKGVFALRPFQKGETVVVGRRVGVYPQRTIYSIQVDWDVHVEMDEPAIRINHSDTPTTGVQDNAWGAFDFVALREIAAGEEITFDYETTESELTDDFRACCPPRPGQVTRNGFQSLPIAVRESYGKFVANYLKSDLGS encoded by the coding sequence ATGACTATGCGTGTAGGAACAGAGATTGGCGTAGAAGTCCGCGCCGCCGGGGAGAAGGGGAAGGGAGTATTTGCCCTGCGTCCATTTCAGAAAGGGGAGACTGTCGTCGTCGGGCGTCGCGTTGGTGTGTATCCACAGCGAACGATTTACTCGATTCAAGTGGATTGGGATGTTCATGTTGAAATGGACGAACCTGCAATTCGTATTAATCACTCCGATACGCCAACTACTGGAGTTCAGGATAACGCCTGGGGGGCGTTTGATTTTGTGGCGTTACGGGAAATTGCGGCGGGGGAGGAGATTACCTTTGATTATGAAACCACCGAAAGTGAGCTGACGGACGACTTTCGGGCTTGTTGTCCTCCCAGGCCTGGACAAGTCACCCGCAATGGCTTCCAAAGCTTGCCGATCGCCGTGCGGGAAAGCTACGGTAAGTTTGTGGCAAACTATCTTAAGTCTGACTTGGGGAGTTAG
- a CDS encoding PAS domain S-box protein, whose protein sequence is MSRPPFQLSRLPHLEYIAIDGRSRVLDTSSNVQEIIGMGADLAIDQDIFEILPELFGLESVMDEIRDGVNSYFQLKAITRSNDTDSGCGYWDLYIILDDRPENFQGLMLLLENVTDRMGLEQRLVQASNVLTLTVEELSRSEAHIEQIFRSMPDSLFVTNLAGTILKTNQVALDLLGYNESEILGTSFSDLIVDQNIDIVDNQRFLVEEIGEIIREFELILEGKEGEQAIVSFTCSVLSSNSQNGNQFDEEPEQKLIYIGRDVTKSHLAQRRLIAHNTVTQVLSQSQGFVDALPKLLQGLGEGLAWDVCEFWQPTSGPALGDSQVSPELRCIDVWIRPTLESDSWIDVSFRYACTWVRESWSKQESIWQSQLQDSTSPRQPDAERLGLKTGLFCPLTIGTDSLGILVLFCKRSLQRDEELLQMMTTASNQIGQFFQRKLAEEALKMEQRKTERLLLNILPSSIADQLKDTPTTIAEQYESVTILFADIVGFTKLSAEISATELVKLLNYVFSAFDQLTERYNLEKIKTIGDAYMAAGGLPITRLDHAEAIADMALDMQQVITELNRQAGSRLDIRIGIHSGPVVAGVIGLKKFVYDLWGDTVNTASRMESHGLAGKIQVSQQTYQLLKHRFILTQRGKMEIKGKGHMTTYLLIGRRQSPKQKQARSLPPILQGNQEVADLIRQKLQQQ, encoded by the coding sequence ATGAGTCGCCCCCCGTTCCAGTTGTCCCGGTTACCCCATTTAGAATATATCGCCATCGATGGGCGATCGCGGGTGTTGGATACCTCGTCCAATGTACAGGAAATTATTGGCATGGGGGCTGACTTGGCGATCGACCAGGATATTTTTGAGATTTTACCCGAATTGTTTGGCCTCGAATCCGTCATGGATGAGATTCGTGATGGGGTTAACTCCTATTTTCAGTTGAAGGCGATCACCCGTTCTAATGACACGGATTCAGGCTGCGGCTATTGGGATTTATATATCATTCTAGATGACCGCCCGGAAAATTTTCAGGGGTTGATGTTGCTGTTAGAAAATGTGACGGATCGGATGGGCTTAGAACAACGCCTAGTCCAAGCTTCTAATGTTCTGACACTAACCGTTGAAGAGCTATCTCGGTCTGAGGCGCATATTGAGCAAATTTTTCGCTCAATGCCTGATTCTCTATTTGTAACTAATCTTGCGGGTACAATTCTCAAAACAAATCAAGTTGCCTTGGATTTATTGGGATACAATGAATCGGAAATCTTGGGAACTTCTTTCTCTGATTTGATTGTCGATCAAAACATTGATATTGTTGATAATCAGAGATTTTTGGTTGAAGAAATCGGAGAAATTATTCGGGAATTTGAGCTAATCCTAGAAGGTAAAGAGGGTGAGCAAGCCATTGTTTCCTTTACTTGCTCTGTTTTGTCTAGTAATAGTCAAAATGGTAATCAGTTTGATGAAGAGCCTGAGCAAAAGCTGATTTATATCGGTCGAGATGTTACGAAAAGCCATCTCGCACAACGACGCTTAATCGCTCATAACACCGTCACCCAGGTTTTATCCCAATCTCAGGGATTTGTCGATGCTTTGCCCAAACTGTTACAAGGCTTGGGCGAAGGACTTGCTTGGGATGTTTGTGAATTCTGGCAGCCTACCTCAGGACCTGCTTTAGGCGATTCCCAAGTCTCCCCTGAACTCCGCTGTATCGACGTTTGGATTCGTCCGACCCTTGAGAGTGACTCATGGATTGATGTTAGCTTTCGCTATGCCTGTACGTGGGTTCGGGAGAGTTGGTCTAAACAGGAGTCTATTTGGCAGTCTCAGTTACAGGATAGCACCAGCCCACGCCAACCAGACGCCGAACGACTCGGACTTAAAACGGGATTGTTTTGCCCCTTGACTATTGGTACAGATAGCTTGGGTATTCTGGTCTTATTCTGCAAGCGTTCTTTGCAGCGAGATGAGGAATTGCTGCAAATGATGACAACTGCCAGCAACCAAATCGGGCAATTTTTTCAACGCAAACTAGCTGAGGAAGCCCTGAAAATGGAACAACGAAAGACAGAACGGCTCCTCTTAAATATCTTACCCTCTAGTATCGCCGATCAGCTTAAAGATACCCCAACCACGATTGCCGAACAGTATGAATCAGTGACTATTTTGTTTGCGGATATCGTGGGCTTCACCAAACTCTCCGCCGAAATTTCAGCCACAGAATTGGTCAAACTTCTCAACTATGTTTTCTCAGCCTTCGACCAACTCACCGAACGCTATAACTTAGAAAAAATCAAAACCATAGGTGATGCTTACATGGCGGCCGGCGGTTTACCTATTACCCGATTAGACCATGCCGAGGCGATCGCCGACATGGCCCTAGATATGCAACAAGTCATTACCGAATTAAACCGTCAAGCCGGGAGTCGCCTCGATATCCGCATTGGCATTCACAGTGGCCCCGTGGTAGCCGGGGTAATTGGCCTGAAAAAATTTGTCTATGACCTCTGGGGAGATACGGTCAACACTGCCAGCCGCATGGAATCCCATGGCTTAGCGGGCAAAATCCAAGTCTCCCAACAAACCTATCAGCTTCTAAAACATCGCTTCATCCTAACCCAACGAGGCAAAATGGAGATTAAGGGCAAAGGGCACATGACCACCTATCTCCTCATCGGCCGCCGTCAATCCCCAAAACAGAAGCAGGCCAGAAGTCTCCCTCCGATTCTGCAAGGAAATCAGGAAGTCGCTGACCTCATCCGGCAAAAGCTACAACAGCAATAA
- a CDS encoding DASH family cryptochrome gives MERVLVWHRHNLRLHDRPDFQRALAAEGQIIPFYCFDSREFGKTAFGFPKMGAYRSQFLREAVADLRQNLRRLGSDLVIRQGKPEEVIPELVRALKIDRVICEEEVTTEERQVEEAVETQLAGVPLEKVWGMTLYHPSQLPFPIAELPDVFTHFRKAVETSAEVMPPIPPLREISPLPDVAVGELPTLQELGVEPPLMDERGVLRFRGGESAGLQRLQDYFWNRDCLQRYKLTRNGMLGADYSSKFSPWLALGCLSPRQIVAEVRRYEAERVANDSTYWLVFELLWRDYFRFVAAKGGDRLFYPSGLQGLNIAWKQDWPQFNCWREGRTGYPLVDANMRELAATGFMSNRGRQNVASFLTKNLGIDWRMGAEWFESLLIDYDVCSNWGNWNYTAGVGNDARGFRYFNIPKQSKDYDPQGEYVKHWLPELAGVPPHRIHDLYRLKAGELRQYGVNPGVSYPQPVVDLNESLARNRGIYEGAI, from the coding sequence ATGGAACGGGTTTTAGTTTGGCATCGTCATAATCTGCGGTTACACGATCGCCCGGATTTTCAGCGGGCCCTGGCGGCGGAGGGACAGATTATTCCCTTCTATTGTTTTGATTCTCGTGAATTTGGTAAAACGGCGTTTGGGTTTCCGAAGATGGGGGCTTATCGCAGTCAGTTTTTGCGGGAAGCTGTGGCGGATTTACGGCAGAACTTGCGTCGGCTTGGCAGTGATTTAGTGATTCGTCAGGGAAAACCTGAGGAGGTGATTCCTGAGTTGGTTCGGGCCTTGAAGATTGATCGGGTGATTTGTGAGGAGGAGGTGACGACGGAGGAACGGCAGGTGGAAGAGGCGGTAGAGACGCAACTGGCGGGAGTTCCTCTGGAGAAAGTGTGGGGAATGACGCTGTATCACCCCAGTCAACTGCCATTTCCCATCGCCGAACTTCCAGATGTGTTTACTCATTTCCGCAAGGCCGTTGAGACATCGGCTGAGGTGATGCCGCCAATTCCACCTCTGAGGGAGATTTCACCCCTTCCTGACGTGGCGGTGGGGGAACTTCCGACGTTGCAGGAGTTGGGAGTGGAACCGCCGCTAATGGATGAACGGGGGGTTCTGAGGTTTCGGGGGGGTGAGTCGGCGGGGTTGCAACGGTTGCAAGATTATTTCTGGAATCGGGATTGTCTGCAACGCTATAAGTTAACTCGTAATGGGATGTTGGGGGCGGATTATTCCTCTAAGTTTTCTCCCTGGTTGGCTTTGGGATGTCTGTCACCTCGTCAGATCGTGGCCGAGGTACGGCGTTATGAGGCGGAACGGGTGGCCAATGATTCGACGTATTGGTTGGTGTTTGAGTTGTTGTGGCGGGATTATTTTCGCTTTGTGGCAGCCAAGGGGGGCGATCGCCTATTTTATCCCTCTGGCTTGCAGGGATTAAACATTGCTTGGAAACAGGATTGGCCCCAATTTAATTGTTGGCGTGAAGGGCGGACAGGATATCCGTTGGTGGATGCCAATATGCGGGAACTGGCGGCGACAGGGTTTATGTCCAATCGCGGCCGGCAAAATGTGGCTAGTTTCTTGACGAAGAATTTAGGGATTGATTGGCGGATGGGGGCAGAATGGTTTGAGTCGTTGTTGATTGATTATGATGTTTGTAGTAATTGGGGCAATTGGAATTATACGGCGGGTGTGGGGAATGATGCCCGAGGCTTCCGCTATTTTAATATCCCCAAACAGTCAAAGGATTACGATCCTCAGGGGGAGTATGTGAAACATTGGTTACCGGAGTTGGCGGGGGTTCCGCCCCATCGTATCCATGATCTTTATCGTCTTAAGGCGGGGGAGTTACGACAGTATGGGGTGAATCCAGGGGTGAGTTATCCTCAGCCGGTGGTGGATTTAAATGAGTCGTTGGCGAGAAATCGAGGGATTTATGAAGGGGCGATCTAG
- a CDS encoding glycoside hydrolase family 13 protein yields MQVQTPDWVKHAVFYQIFPDRFAKADPPSGSYLPTPTQFEPWNEPPTAQGYKGGNLWGVIEKLDYLQELGITAIYLTPIFQSACNHRYHTHDYYQIDPILGGNEAFEALLDRAHARDIKVVIDGVFNHASRGFYFFNDILENGPYSPWLDWFRIEKWPLSAYDGDQPANYVSWVGNRALPQFNHDNPEVREYIMQVGEHWIRQGVDGWRLDVPFEVKTPGFWVEFRDRIKALNPDAYIVGEVWKDAAQWLDGRQFDAVMNYEFTGPTIAYVAGDRVVRDLVEFHDYDPYPALSAEEYGQKMQDLLKLYPWEIQLVQLNLLDSHDTPRMVTLASEDLPSFKLAALLKMTFPGAPCIYYGDEVGLNGGHDPDCRKTFPESSGWNQDIYQMYQQLIALRHQYPALRTGNYDVLLAQDSLYAFLRSLPDADDVIVAINAGEQPEQLTLETLSPSPKPLQLKYGDRSTAQSLTSQGTTISFELPPRSGCILANT; encoded by the coding sequence ATGCAAGTACAAACCCCAGATTGGGTTAAGCACGCCGTATTCTATCAAATCTTTCCCGATCGCTTCGCCAAAGCCGATCCCCCCTCGGGGAGCTATCTCCCAACCCCCACCCAGTTTGAACCCTGGAATGAACCGCCCACCGCCCAAGGCTATAAAGGCGGTAACCTCTGGGGTGTCATTGAAAAATTGGACTATCTCCAGGAGTTAGGAATCACCGCCATCTACCTAACCCCCATCTTCCAATCCGCCTGTAACCACCGCTACCACACCCACGACTACTATCAAATCGACCCCATCCTCGGCGGAAACGAAGCCTTCGAGGCCCTCCTCGATCGCGCTCACGCCCGAGACATCAAAGTCGTCATCGATGGCGTCTTTAACCACGCCAGTCGGGGCTTCTACTTCTTCAACGATATCCTGGAAAACGGCCCCTACTCCCCCTGGCTCGACTGGTTTCGCATCGAGAAATGGCCCCTCAGCGCCTATGACGGCGATCAGCCTGCCAATTACGTCAGTTGGGTAGGCAACCGCGCCCTCCCCCAATTCAACCACGATAACCCCGAAGTCCGCGAATATATCATGCAAGTGGGAGAACATTGGATTCGCCAAGGTGTTGACGGTTGGCGCTTAGACGTTCCCTTTGAAGTCAAAACCCCCGGCTTCTGGGTGGAGTTTCGCGATCGCATCAAAGCTCTCAACCCCGACGCCTATATCGTAGGAGAAGTCTGGAAAGATGCCGCCCAATGGCTCGACGGACGGCAATTTGACGCCGTCATGAACTACGAATTCACCGGCCCCACCATCGCCTACGTCGCCGGCGATCGCGTTGTTCGAGACCTGGTAGAGTTTCATGATTATGACCCCTACCCCGCCCTCAGCGCCGAAGAATACGGGCAAAAAATGCAAGATCTCCTCAAACTCTATCCCTGGGAGATCCAACTCGTGCAACTCAACCTGCTCGACAGTCACGATACCCCGCGCATGGTCACCCTCGCCAGCGAAGATCTCCCCAGCTTCAAACTAGCCGCCCTCCTCAAAATGACCTTCCCCGGCGCTCCCTGCATCTACTACGGCGACGAAGTGGGACTCAATGGCGGTCATGATCCCGACTGTCGCAAAACCTTCCCCGAGTCCTCCGGGTGGAACCAGGACATCTACCAAATGTATCAACAGCTCATCGCCCTACGCCATCAATATCCAGCCCTCAGAACCGGCAACTACGACGTCTTACTGGCCCAAGACAGCCTATACGCCTTCTTACGGAGTCTCCCCGACGCAGATGATGTCATCGTCGCCATCAACGCCGGAGAACAGCCCGAACAGCTTACCCTAGAAACCCTCTCCCCCAGTCCAAAACCCCTACAACTCAAGTATGGCGATCGCTCGACCGCCCAAAGTCTCACCAGCCAAGGAACCACCATCTCCTTTGAACTCCCCCCCCGTTCCGGCTGCATCCTAGCCAACACCTAA
- a CDS encoding cyclic nucleotide-binding domain-containing protein — translation MTPVFNALGTLKKRLWMQSSKRFSAQLSRLSPGNSSNRLLHILALAAMIMALNVISYTLASSLFVSNIGAAGLPLSYILVGLASSPIYGWFSQIVDRIPHRSLFRYWALLTGSVMLGLRALLFWDIPPIYYALYVGVYFLWTLQLDILLPTLISDYFTSREYKRIAPYITVCQAIGGFIGGLIVGVLANLLSTADILLLVPTLYLVVFALVWNLQRQEQPVPPEESDRHADSPPSNLPELLRQYPIFKWLAGSTFLWIVLYGIAEYLYFDAYAQHFADHPQRLTAFLGGFSAINSILQVLVLLLITRRLLIGRVGVDGTNPIYPITTALAFLGLSFGFGVGWAFPAALFAHFNSSTIDTAVNQPVYTLMYNPIPNRDMAKVRALTDGLCYALGLATTGGLLWFAQSYLDPMAIALFGTGLSLLFVLIRRQLSRDYFQSMVTRLFSNTGEMDLEMVEELFSQVPDSQIPRLKALLREGQPQEQEKALRLAVGLRVPSQVLEEIKPLVFERELPQRRALFRFFAKTPQDKYLSRFLWQLLESPEVGVKLLAFESLVARGESFSDSQLTSLLESPAATIQGLACVLAQQSTSLAPQVRERCRQFWDSPLDDETKTVVIRGIRNLGDVTMIPQLRSLLEGASVDVQIEGLKGLAQLQPERDLALAELATGFLDHPNPVVRGAAVDLLGAVQLEEFWPDIARGLEDRDITVRGQAIKALARYEDYNLDRLAEMYLNHPRIEVAESAVAVLATVKTSRAFQFLESYLQADYRRAALIRDWWQRMPQESPQWEPLVGVFRDRTQRVVNQVFHVLSCLGNRRTLAEVRQLLQRGEKRDRDNALETLETLPHRRYVFPIVPLIEDPDGPVSSSQVSAEVDSLALLQEMFDTEDHWIRAGALRVWVSYQQELPSGLLRDRDRVVKALITEINKSQGAAHFSFDRILFLKTLVLFQELSLDDLWSLDRGFQKRTYSAGETICEEGELGKQLSIVYQGHLQANSSFSEEPIVLTPGTYFGDFGLFGETPYSATITAETDSLLLCLSKDSFDVLVDVIPKLNTCLAIAARYSSL, via the coding sequence GTGACCCCTGTCTTTAACGCCTTAGGAACCCTGAAAAAAAGACTCTGGATGCAGAGTTCTAAACGTTTTTCGGCACAACTCAGCCGTCTTAGTCCAGGTAACTCCTCAAACCGATTACTGCATATTCTGGCGTTAGCGGCCATGATCATGGCCCTGAATGTGATCAGCTATACCCTCGCAAGTTCTCTGTTTGTCAGCAATATCGGGGCGGCGGGGTTGCCCCTATCCTATATCCTAGTGGGCTTAGCCTCAAGTCCCATCTATGGATGGTTTTCCCAGATTGTCGATCGCATTCCCCATCGCTCTCTCTTCCGCTACTGGGCACTACTCACCGGAAGTGTAATGTTAGGGTTACGGGCCTTGCTGTTTTGGGATATCCCCCCCATCTATTATGCCCTCTATGTCGGGGTCTATTTTCTCTGGACCCTACAACTCGACATTTTACTGCCGACCCTCATTTCCGACTACTTTACCTCCCGAGAGTATAAACGCATCGCCCCCTATATTACGGTCTGCCAGGCCATTGGCGGCTTCATCGGGGGCTTGATTGTGGGAGTTCTGGCCAATCTTCTTTCCACCGCTGACATTCTGCTATTAGTCCCCACCCTCTACCTGGTGGTGTTTGCCCTCGTGTGGAACCTACAACGGCAAGAACAGCCGGTTCCTCCCGAAGAGAGCGATCGCCATGCCGATTCCCCCCCCAGTAACCTCCCGGAACTCCTGCGTCAATATCCCATTTTCAAATGGTTAGCGGGGTCAACCTTCCTCTGGATTGTCCTCTATGGTATTGCCGAATATCTCTATTTTGATGCCTATGCCCAACATTTCGCAGACCATCCCCAACGCCTCACCGCCTTTCTGGGTGGCTTTAGCGCCATCAACAGCATCTTGCAAGTGCTGGTGTTATTACTCATCACCCGGCGACTCCTCATCGGACGAGTGGGGGTGGATGGAACCAATCCCATTTATCCCATCACTACCGCCCTCGCCTTTCTGGGACTCAGTTTCGGCTTTGGCGTGGGTTGGGCCTTCCCGGCGGCCCTATTTGCCCATTTCAACTCCTCCACCATTGACACCGCCGTCAATCAACCGGTGTACACCCTCATGTATAACCCAATCCCCAACCGGGATATGGCCAAAGTCCGGGCCTTAACCGATGGCCTCTGTTATGCCCTCGGACTGGCTACCACTGGGGGCCTCCTCTGGTTCGCCCAATCCTATCTTGACCCGATGGCCATTGCCCTATTCGGAACTGGGTTAAGCCTGCTATTTGTCTTGATTCGTCGCCAACTCAGCCGAGATTACTTTCAGTCGATGGTGACGCGGTTATTTTCCAACACCGGCGAGATGGATTTGGAGATGGTAGAAGAACTGTTTTCCCAGGTTCCCGATAGCCAAATTCCCCGTCTAAAAGCCCTCTTGCGGGAAGGACAACCCCAGGAACAGGAGAAAGCCTTACGCCTAGCCGTAGGATTACGGGTTCCCAGTCAGGTGTTGGAGGAGATTAAACCCCTGGTGTTCGAGAGAGAATTACCCCAGCGACGGGCCTTGTTTCGCTTTTTTGCCAAGACTCCCCAGGATAAATACCTGTCCCGCTTTCTTTGGCAGCTACTAGAGTCTCCTGAGGTGGGGGTTAAATTATTGGCCTTTGAGTCTTTGGTGGCCCGGGGTGAGTCCTTTTCCGACAGTCAGTTAACCAGCCTTTTAGAGAGTCCAGCCGCCACAATTCAAGGCTTGGCCTGTGTTTTAGCTCAGCAATCGACTAGCTTAGCCCCCCAGGTTCGAGAACGCTGTCGCCAATTTTGGGACTCTCCCCTCGATGATGAAACCAAAACCGTGGTCATTCGCGGAATCCGCAACTTGGGGGATGTGACGATGATTCCCCAGTTACGCAGTTTGTTAGAAGGCGCATCGGTGGATGTGCAAATTGAGGGGTTGAAGGGGTTGGCTCAATTGCAGCCGGAACGAGATTTGGCGTTGGCGGAGTTGGCCACGGGGTTTTTAGACCATCCTAACCCAGTGGTGCGGGGGGCGGCGGTGGATTTGTTGGGGGCAGTTCAACTTGAGGAGTTCTGGCCCGATATTGCCCGAGGGTTGGAGGACCGGGATATTACGGTGCGAGGGCAGGCGATTAAGGCGTTGGCCCGCTATGAGGATTATAATCTCGATCGCCTGGCCGAGATGTATTTAAATCATCCCCGAATTGAGGTGGCCGAGTCGGCGGTGGCGGTGTTGGCGACGGTGAAGACGAGTCGAGCCTTTCAGTTTTTGGAGAGTTATCTCCAGGCCGATTATCGACGCGCGGCCTTGATTCGGGATTGGTGGCAACGAATGCCTCAAGAGTCTCCCCAATGGGAACCCCTGGTTGGGGTATTTCGCGATCGCACCCAGCGGGTGGTGAACCAAGTGTTTCATGTGCTGTCTTGTCTGGGCAATCGTCGCACCTTGGCGGAAGTGCGGCAGTTGTTGCAACGGGGGGAGAAGCGCGATCGCGATAATGCCCTCGAAACCCTGGAAACCTTACCCCACCGCCGCTATGTCTTCCCGATTGTGCCACTGATTGAAGACCCCGATGGGCCGGTATCTTCGTCACAAGTCTCAGCGGAGGTGGACTCACTGGCCCTGTTACAGGAGATGTTTGATACGGAAGATCATTGGATTCGGGCCGGGGCCTTGCGAGTTTGGGTGAGTTATCAACAAGAGTTGCCCTCGGGGTTGTTGCGCGATCGCGATCGAGTGGTGAAGGCGTTAATCACGGAAATTAACAAAAGCCAAGGAGCGGCTCACTTCTCCTTTGACCGCATTTTATTTCTCAAAACCTTGGTGTTATTTCAGGAGTTATCCCTCGATGACCTCTGGTCATTGGATCGTGGGTTTCAGAAACGCACCTACTCAGCCGGTGAGACGATTTGCGAGGAAGGGGAGTTAGGGAAACAACTCTCAATTGTCTATCAAGGTCATTTACAGGCCAATTCTAGTTTCTCCGAGGAGCCAATTGTTTTAACACCAGGAACCTATTTTGGGGATTTTGGTTTATTCGGAGAAACCCCCTATTCTGCCACCATTACCGCTGAAACTGATTCCTTGTTATTGTGTTTGAGTAAGGATAGTTTTGATGTCTTAGTCGATGTGATTCCTAAGTTGAACACCTGTCTGGCGATCGCCGCCCGCTATAGTAGCCTCTAG